A single Candidatus Amarolinea dominans DNA region contains:
- the surE gene encoding 5'/3'-nucleotidase SurE encodes MKRILITNDDGVQSLGLLALKQALAPLAEIIVFAPDRNWSAAGHTKTMHKPLRVSQVTLADGSPAFATTGAPSDCVSLALLGLVPQAPDLIVSGINQGANVGHDITYSGTVAGAMEGVVAGLPAIAVSVEWSATIDYEPAAAATAQLVRQIFAHGLPPNSFLNVNAPALPRDAIRGLRRTRLGQRVYHDKLIERHDPRGRPYYWIGGDPPGGIPDEAGQTDVGALALGFISVTPLTLDMTDQALLGALAAWGL; translated from the coding sequence GTGAAACGAATTCTAATTACCAACGACGATGGCGTGCAATCGCTGGGGCTGCTGGCGTTGAAACAGGCACTGGCGCCCCTGGCTGAGATTATCGTCTTCGCGCCTGATCGCAACTGGAGCGCGGCCGGCCACACGAAAACCATGCACAAGCCGCTGCGTGTCAGCCAGGTGACGCTGGCCGATGGGTCGCCGGCCTTTGCCACCACCGGCGCGCCGTCCGACTGCGTGAGCCTGGCGCTGTTGGGTCTCGTGCCACAGGCGCCTGACCTGATCGTCTCTGGCATCAACCAGGGCGCCAATGTCGGCCATGACATCACCTATTCGGGCACCGTGGCCGGCGCGATGGAAGGGGTGGTGGCCGGTCTGCCGGCGATTGCCGTTTCGGTGGAATGGAGCGCAACCATTGATTATGAACCGGCCGCCGCGGCAACGGCCCAATTGGTGCGCCAGATCTTTGCGCATGGGCTTCCCCCCAATAGTTTCTTGAACGTGAACGCGCCGGCGCTGCCGCGTGACGCGATCCGTGGCTTGCGACGTACCCGGTTGGGGCAGCGCGTCTATCATGACAAGCTCATCGAGCGCCATGATCCACGCGGGCGGCCGTACTATTGGATTGGCGGCGACCCACCGGGCGGCATTCCCGACGAGGCCGGCCAGACCGACGTGGGCGCGTTGGCGTTGGGTTTCATTTCGGTGACGCCGCTGACGCTGGACATGACCGACCAGGCCCTGCTGGGGGCGTTGGCGGCGTGGGGATTGTAA
- a CDS encoding branched-chain amino acid transaminase — translation MTKYAFFEGAVVPLEQATVSVMTHALHYGTACFGGIRGYWNPEHQNLYIFRLRDHCERFLMSTRLLLMKLPFSADDLMNITLDLVRREEMRQDIYIRPLAYKAEKIIGVRLHDLRDEVTIYAVPFGRYIESEEGAHVCTSSWRRVDDTSIPARGKLAGAYVNSAFIKSEALMNGFDEAIVLNQDGHVSEGSAENIFIVRNRTLITPPVSDNILEGITRRTLIDLATTQLGLPVVERSIDRTELYVADEAFFCGTGVQVAAIASVDRRPVGSGKMGPITNELRDLYFEVVRGNVPQYSDWCTPVF, via the coding sequence ATGACGAAGTACGCGTTTTTTGAAGGCGCCGTCGTGCCGTTGGAGCAGGCTACGGTCAGCGTCATGACGCATGCCTTGCACTATGGCACGGCCTGTTTTGGCGGGATTCGCGGCTACTGGAACCCTGAGCACCAGAATCTGTATATCTTCCGCCTGCGTGACCATTGCGAGCGTTTCCTGATGTCCACGCGGCTGCTGCTGATGAAGCTGCCTTTCAGCGCGGATGATTTGATGAACATCACGCTTGATCTGGTGCGACGTGAGGAGATGCGCCAGGACATCTACATCCGCCCCCTGGCGTACAAGGCGGAAAAGATCATCGGTGTGCGCTTGCACGATCTGCGTGACGAAGTGACGATCTATGCGGTGCCTTTTGGACGCTACATCGAGTCAGAAGAAGGCGCCCATGTCTGCACCTCCTCCTGGCGACGGGTGGACGACACTTCGATCCCGGCCCGTGGCAAGCTGGCCGGCGCCTATGTCAACTCGGCATTCATCAAAAGTGAAGCGCTGATGAACGGCTTCGATGAGGCCATTGTGCTCAACCAGGACGGCCATGTGTCAGAAGGCAGTGCCGAGAACATCTTCATCGTGCGCAACCGCACGCTGATCACCCCGCCGGTCAGCGACAACATCCTGGAAGGCATTACCCGGCGCACGTTGATTGATCTGGCTACCACCCAACTTGGCCTGCCGGTGGTCGAGCGCAGTATTGACCGCACCGAGCTGTACGTAGCCGATGAGGCTTTCTTCTGCGGCACGGGCGTGCAGGTGGCGGCGATTGCGTCGGTGGATCGGCGCCCGGTCGGCAGCGGCAAAATGGGGCCGATCACCAATGA